In bacterium, the following are encoded in one genomic region:
- a CDS encoding PTS sugar transporter subunit IIA, with amino-acid sequence MKINEILELNCIKVPLNGTTKEEIISELVALMAGAGLIENQPDLLRSAMEREGLMSTGIGKGVAIPHGRTKELKKMTGAFGISRQPVNFGSLDDQPVQIFFFVATPQNFIADHVKALALVSRLLNRDQIREQLVKAASAEEVLKIFSQVE; translated from the coding sequence ATGAAGATCAACGAAATACTGGAGCTGAACTGCATCAAGGTTCCGCTTAACGGGACCACCAAGGAGGAGATCATCTCGGAACTGGTGGCTTTGATGGCCGGGGCAGGTCTGATAGAGAACCAGCCGGACCTGCTCCGCTCGGCCATGGAGCGGGAAGGGCTGATGTCCACCGGGATCGGCAAGGGAGTGGCAATTCCCCACGGCCGAACCAAAGAACTTAAGAAGATGACTGGCGCCTTCGGCATCAGCCGCCAGCCGGTTAATTTCGGCTCGCTGGACGACCAGCCGGTGCAGATATTCTTTTTCGTGGCCACCCCCCAGAACTTCATCGCCGACCACGTCAAGGCCTTGGCTTTGGTCTCCCGGCTGTTGAACCGGGACCAGATCCGGGAACAGCTGGTGAAGGCGGCCAGCGCCGAAGAAGTGCTTAAAATATTCAGTCAGGTGGAATAA
- a CDS encoding VanZ family protein yields the protein MRKKLLIWGPVAAWLVLMITATSIPNLTTPARYPHADLVFHIVVYLVLALLAARAFSMTGYRHKGLWAVLLVMGLGLAAIDEYHEVMVPGRTVSFLDFSMNVIGFTAGTGISKLCYKNKDEDK from the coding sequence ATGCGGAAGAAACTATTGATCTGGGGCCCGGTGGCCGCCTGGCTGGTTTTGATGATCACGGCCACCTCCATCCCCAATTTAACGACCCCGGCAAGGTACCCCCATGCCGACCTAGTATTCCACATCGTGGTGTACCTGGTGCTGGCGCTGCTGGCGGCCCGGGCTTTTTCAATGACGGGATACCGGCATAAGGGGTTGTGGGCGGTGCTGCTGGTGATGGGGCTGGGCCTGGCCGCCATTGACGAATACCACGAAGTGATGGTCCCGGGAAGGACAGTATCATTTTTGGACTTTTCCATGAACGTGATAGGTTTTACGGCGGGCACCGGGATCTCCAAACTATGCTACAAGAACAAGGACGAAGACAAATGA